In the Danaus plexippus chromosome 4, MEX_DaPlex, whole genome shotgun sequence genome, one interval contains:
- the LOC116768295 gene encoding zinc finger protein 714 yields the protein MNKICRICLEEGVLSSIFVENYSISICEMIEYCSNIKISRNDGLPEQMCSNCMYKLGIAYHFKQTCERADVRLRQYLGIPKQSKVSDAMVMTDPIVMTQTTIIKRCKCKQDQKKNSSNYKRKPESEKLKRGPKPKPKKVHSCYQCNKEFRCQAQLDMHVRTHTGDKPFECMYCPQRFTQKHNLTIHLRVHTGEKPFQCEVCSKRFSAQGNLQAHLKIHTGQKDHVCALCNKSFITSSELTRHMCKHRGVKNFKCDLCSSAYIHSRDLKLHKLKKHQIGDSMKNQNEFDSSKNIDIVCIDDVKNDHNIKEGRHYNSLPDNKIQEHLLPDSNSMLPYKKDVKNMYHVQFQNKTNDVVNYMDSYSQHCMQHHKVESLLN from the exons atgaataaaatatgcagAATTTGTTTGGAAGAAGGTGTATTATCAtctatttttgttgaaaactATAGTATCTCTATATGTGAGATGATTGAATACTGTAGCAATATTAAg ataagtCGTAATGACGGGCTGCCTGAACAAATGTGTAGTAACTGTATGTACAAGTTAGGAATAGCctatcattttaaacaaacctGTGAACGCGCCGATGTTCGCTTACGCCAATATCTAGGAATTCCAAAACAAAGCAA AGTTAGTGATGCTATGGTTATGACAGATCCAATT GTAATGACACAAACAACTATAATCAAAAGATG taaatGCAAACAAGATCAAAAGAAAAACTcctcaaattataaaagaaaacctGAGTCCGAGAAATTGAAACGAGGTCCAAAACCGAAGCCTAAGAAAGTGCACTCCTGCTATCAATGTAACAAAGAGTTCAGGTGCCAAGCACAATTAGACATGCATGTAAG GACACATACAGGAGATAAGCCATTTGAATGCATGTACTGTCCACAGCGGTTCACACAAAAACACAACCTCACAATACACCTTCGTGTCCATACTGGTGAGAAACCCTTCCAATGTGAAGTTTGCAg caaaagGTTCTCTGCTCAAGGAAACTTACAAGCCCATCTGAAGATCCACACAGGGCAGAAAGATCAT GTGTGTGCTCTATGtaacaaatcatttataacatCAAGCGAGTTAACTCGCCACATGTGTAAACATAGAGGTGTCAAGAATTTTAAATGCGACCTCTGTTCATCTGCTTACATTCACAGTAGAGATCTT AAGCTCCACAAGTTGAAAAAGCATCAGATCGGCGATAGTATGAAGAATCAAAATGAATTTGATAgcagtaaaaatattgatatagttTGTATTGATGATGTCAAGAACGATCACAATATAAAGGAAGGCAgacattataatagtttacCGGACAATAAAATCCAGGAACACCTTTTGCCTGATTCAAACTCAATGTTGCCATACAAGAAGGATGTCAAAAATATGTACCATgtacaatttcaaaataaaacaaatgatgtAGTTAACTATATGGATTCATATTCACAGCATTGTATGCAACACCATAAAGTTGAAAGTCTGttgaattaa
- the LOC116768296 gene encoding NADH dehydrogenase [ubiquinone] 1 subunit C2, with amino-acid sequence MSSQMTALELLKLGDQGREAPVLNKYWPYILGAVFGVGTGITLNLCTRRPIWSGIQKHILGVAGWTATLNYAQNKRNAYYAEKDAVLRHYIELHPEDFPEPERKKIGDLLEDWIPIR; translated from the exons aTGTCGTCTCAAATGACTgctttagaattattaaaacttggTGATCAAGGAAGAGAAGCAcccgttttaaataaatattggccTTATATTCTAGGAGCCGTCTTCGGAGTAGGAACAGGCATTACGCTTAACTTGTGTACTAGACGTCCAATATGGAGcg GTATTCAAAAGCATATTCTTGGCGTAGCTGGTTGGACTGCTACTCTAAACTACGCTCAAAACAAACGTAATGCATATTATGCCGAAAAAGATGCAGTTCTAAgacattatattgaattacacCCTGAAGATTTCCCAGAGCCAG aaagaaaaaaaattggagaCCTTTTGGAAGACTGGATCCCTATACGCTAA
- the LOC116768638 gene encoding beta-1-syntrophin: MVENGASSGGSESPNATGVRSGLLETLVRGVWYRVHCSLEDDYLSVCLDDGYDATTTLNGTLNNNNVETPNSDFTEVPEAIANQKRLVQVVKSDNNGLGISIKGGIENNMPILISKIFKGMAADLTEQLYVGDAILSVNGEDLKDATHEEAVKALKRAGKMVQLEVKYLREVTPYFRKASIISEVGWELQRGYMVETPPSPPSPRRRRADTRYVPLLMACVAKNLRHHDPEDRTIEIYSPDGVHALALRAPCGTSAAGWHRALHAAARRAARAALARARPRLRPLIGDVRYAGWLARRPPQEPLGASGGSDSSDDAEGWQPTFVAITDRELRLYEAAPWSGEAWCAPSESFSLAATRLAWWRRGEGAAALGVRAGTPAGLCVRALRADTPHDLAAVAGSLVDGAHHAVRAQPEFTFRCRYRGACARLSLGAGGVCVWEAAGSLGRGGARALYRRALHALRASADDDRTALWLHFADDDTLELDMEGSPKPAVFILHNLLSARVHSLPGEATSHPV, translated from the exons ATGGTGGAAAACGGTGCATCGAGTGGCGGCAGCGAAAGTCCAAATGCTACTGGCGTCAGGTCTGGTCTGCTAGAGACCCTAGTTCGCGGTGTTTGGTACAGAGTGCATTGTTCTTTAGAAGATGATTATTTAAGTGTTTGCTTAGACGATGGTTATGATGCGACTACTACATTAAATGGAAcccttaacaataataatgtcgAAACACCTAATAGCGACTTTACAGAAGTGCCGGAAGCTATTGCCAATCAGAAGCGTTTGGTACAAGTTGTAAAATCAGACAATAATGGCTTAGGTATATCTATTAAAGGTGGAATCGAAAACAATATGCCTATACtgatatctaaaatattcaaaggcATGGCAGCAGACCTGACAGAGCAATTGTATGTAGGTGATGCCATTTTATCTGTTAATGGGGAAGATTTAAAAGATGCCACACATGAAGAAGCAGTCAAAGCTCTCAAGCGAGCAGGGAAAATGGTTCAGCTAGAAG tgaAATACTTGAGAGAGGTAACTCCATATTTTCGTAAAGCATCAATTATAAGTGAGGTCGGCTGGGAGTTGCAACGAGGTTATATGGTAGAGACCCCACCATCACCACCCTCTCCGCGCCGAAGACGGGCTGATACCAGATATGTACCACTTCTTATGGCCTGCGTAGCCAAAAATTTGAGACATCACGACCCTG aGGATCGGACTATAGAGATATATTCGCCGGACGGTGTCCACGCTTTGGCTCTGCGTGCTCCTTGTGGCACTTCCGCAGCAGGTTGGCACAGGGCGCTACACGCGGCGGCACGGCGTGCAGCACGAGCGGCACTTGCACGTGCCCGGCCACGTCTGCGCCCGCTCATCGGTGACGTCAGATACGCTGGCTGGCTGGCGAGGCGCCCACCGCAGGAACCA CTGGGTGCGTCAGGTGGTTCTGACAGCTCCGATGATGCAGAAGGATGGCAGCCAACGTTTGTTGCAATCACCGATAGAGAATTGAG GTTATACGAAGCGGCGCCGTGGTCGGGGGAGGCGTGGTGCGCGCCGAGTGAGAGCTTCAGCCTGGCGGCGACTCGCCTGGCGTGGTGGAGGAGGGGTGAAGGCGCGGCGGCTCTTGGCGTGCGGGCGGGGACTCCGGCCGGACTGTGTGTGAGAGCGCTGAGGGCGGACACGCCTCACGACCTGGCAGCCGTTGCGGGCTCGCTCGTTGACGGCGCACATCATGCTGTGCGAGCGCAGCCAGAATTCACCTTCc GTTGCCGCTACCGTGGCGCGTGCGCTCGTCTGTCTCTAGGAGCGGGCGGCGTGTGTGTGTGGGAGGCGGCGGGGTCGTTGGGTCGCGGCGGGGCGCGCGCCCTCTACCGCCGCGCGCTGCACGCCCTGCGAGCCTCCGCGGACGACGACCGCACCGCACTCTGGCTGCACTTCGCTGACGACGACACACTG GAGCTTGATATGGAGGGTAGTCCGAAGCCGGCTGTATTTATTCTGCATAATCTTCTGTCAGCGCGTGTTCACTCCTTGCCAGGCGAGGCGACTTCACACCCTGTATAA